One region of Asterias rubens chromosome 5, eAstRub1.3, whole genome shotgun sequence genomic DNA includes:
- the LOC117290533 gene encoding uncharacterized protein LOC117290533, translating to MNGTATMRKYLLFLLIFGKVLAVTKAFECWKCNSKDNEECRMENPYLESKLKETCSDGVTSCIKITGGVSDITYRQCSAPTDTKCFELSFDCIGDDPCILNYCCKHGLCNGASLVTFDLSFYTFVLITMILFK from the exons ATGAACGGTACAGCTACAATGAGGAAGTATCTTCTATTCCTGCTCATTTTTGGGAAAG TTCTAGCTGTCACAAAGGCGTTTGAATGTTGGAAGTGTAACAGCAAGGACAATGAAGAATGCAGAATGGAGAACCCATATCTTGAATCCAAGTTGAAGGAAACGTGCAGCGATGGAGTGACATCATGTATA AAAATAACCGGGGGAGTGTCCGACATCACATATCGCCAATGTTCAGCCCCAACTGACACAAAATGTTTCGAGCTGAGTTTTGATTGCATCGGTGATGACCCTTGTATTTTGAACTACTGTTGTAAACATGGACTTTGTAATGGTGCTTCtctagtgacctttgacctttcttTCTATACTTTTGTGTTGATCACCATGATATTGTTCAAATAG